The following is a genomic window from Niabella soli DSM 19437.
CGCCTGGCCATGCAAATCACCGGTAATACGCTTCCGGTTGAGATAATATTGATGGTCATTTTTCATATTAGTGCCTTCACACACTTCCGTAATGTCATTATCTGCATTGATGTATTTGATCAATGAGAGCCAGGCTTTACGTGCCGCGGGAGCGTACGTGGCTTTGTTAAGCCAGCCTTCTTTTACGCCGGTAATAAATGCGAAAGTGAACATACCGGTACAAGAGGTTTCTTTCCAGGAAGTGGGGTCGTCAATGAGTTGCCGCCACATACCATCTTCGGCCTGGTGCTTTAATAAGGTAGCCATCATTTTTTTATAGCCTTCCATAATGCGGGACCGGTTGGGATTATCCTTCGGCAGCGAGCGCAATAATTCGCTCATCCCCGCAGCCATCCAGCCATCGCCCCTGCCCCAGAAATAGGGTACACCCGGCGCATGATAAAATAAACCATTGGGTTGTTGCAGGGAATCCAGATAGAAAACCATCTCTTTAGCTGCTTTATCAATATACATACGGTCCCCGGTTGCCCTGTATGCCTGCGACTGAACAGCGGTGATCATGAACATGTCATCAATCCACAACCGCGTTTGCCAGCTCAATCCTTTATCATAAAAACGATGCGAATCGGGGGTTACCATTTTCCCTTCTGGTGGGCCCCACTGCTTATCCGCCATCCGTTTGCCAATAGCCAGGTAACGGGGGTCTTTCGTTTGTATATACAATTCAAAAGGAACTGCACCAAACACGGTGCGATCCACATGATCCGGCGTTGGGATCAACGTATCCCTGCTGCCCAGCAGTGGATCAAAACGCGCTACCAGTTGTTTGGTAAACGCGGTATTACCCGTTACTTTGGCAAAGGTTAACGCTCCGTACCAGGTGCAGGTTTCGGGGTAGGTGATCATTTTTGGCGGGCCCGGCCGGTTAAAATTCGTATGCGGTGTTGCAATAAATCTTGACGTGATCCTATCGCCTATCTCTTTTGGTGATGCGCCCTCCGGCCAGTTTTTGAATTGGGGAACAGTTGTCTGTGCAGGAGCCGCTACCACTTCAAATAACACAGCTCCGATCATCAATGCTTTTACTATTCGCATATAACCGCGTTTAAAATTTCAATCTTCATTATTTACTCAGGACCACACTCCCGGTCCACATTCCCTTCAATACAAGTTGCCAAGCAAATGGCCTGCCGGTGATCAAATACAATACTAATGATTAAAAACAGCGGCGCAATTTGGCATATTATCCGTTTATTAAACAATTCCGGCAGAAAGCTGCGGATGGATCCCGAAAGTGTTCCATTACGATAAGGAGTTTATAACGCCAAACAGCGGGATATACCCGCTGTCTGACATATGAACAAGAGTTCTGTTATTTATTTTACGGCGTTACGGTTTTATAATCGGTATAAAACGTGTCGATTGCTGTTTTTGTTGGTGCAAATCCGGTGCGGAACTTAAAAGAGGTTCCGGGTTTATAACCGGTGATCGTATCTGCCGTTGCAAAACCGATAGGATTCCCTCTTTCCGAGAGCAGCCCCTTGAGATACAGGGTTACCAGTTGATCGGTACTGTTGGTGTACTGTAGTTCCACTACCACGGCCTGCTGGCCGGCGCCAAACCAACTCAGATAAACCGTTTTCCCGTCTTTT
Proteins encoded in this region:
- a CDS encoding glycoside hydrolase family 88/105 protein is translated as MRIVKALMIGAVLFEVVAAPAQTTVPQFKNWPEGASPKEIGDRITSRFIATPHTNFNRPGPPKMITYPETCTWYGALTFAKVTGNTAFTKQLVARFDPLLGSRDTLIPTPDHVDRTVFGAVPFELYIQTKDPRYLAIGKRMADKQWGPPEGKMVTPDSHRFYDKGLSWQTRLWIDDMFMITAVQSQAYRATGDRMYIDKAAKEMVFYLDSLQQPNGLFYHAPGVPYFWGRGDGWMAAGMSELLRSLPKDNPNRSRIMEGYKKMMATLLKHQAEDGMWRQLIDDPTSWKETSCTGMFTFAFITGVKEGWLNKATYAPAARKAWLSLIKYINADNDITEVCEGTNMKNDHQYYLNRKRITGDLHGQAPLLWCATALLK